AGTGTTTTTATGAAAAAATTACTGCCCAAAAAACTGTGATTTGCCCTGGTCATATTAATAAACATAAAAAAAGTAACTTGTTTTTACAATGCAAAATCTTTAGATGCTTGTGTCAAATGTTTAGATGCCTATGTCAAATCTTTAGATACTTTTACTAATGCAATTTGCAGGGTAAGATCATGTAAATTGGTATAAATCGGACTTGACAAATGGGCATCACAAGTAAAAAGACAACAATGCTGTTTTAAAAAATTCAAGGAGCAGATTACTTCTATAGCAATCCGATTTGATTATGTGAAAAAATCTGGATAGATGTAGAGTGCGTTAGGAGGGAGTCCGTAACGCACCAAAGTCTTTGGATTGTAGATTTATCTTTAAGAGGATGTTTGAAAAGTGGTTGGCTGTGATTTTAGGTACTTATTGATCCCCCCTAACCCCCCTTAAAAAAGGGGGAATCGGAATCAAAGTCCCCCTTTTTAAGGGGAGCCAGTGCGGTCTTCTCCCAAAGGGAGAGGCTAGCGCCTTTCCTTCGGAACGCTACGCGAACGCGGAGCGTCTCGTAGAGAAGGGGGTTTCCCCCATGAGCAACTGGCGTGGATTTAGGGGGATCTAGAACGTTTTATTACCGATCAGAGGACTTTTAAAACAGCCTCTAATAGGACTTACGCAAAATATCTCTCAAACTCTGGTTTTTCAGTGTACTCTGCGCCTCTGGGTCTATGTTATTCCGTAACTCTTGCGTAAATCCTATTTAATTTTTAATTTTTTGACGATGGTTAGCAGCTTGCAATAACAAAGATTCGGCAAAAGCGATCGCGTCACTTGCAGATTTACCACCAGCTAACTGTGCTAATTCTTCCCGGCGAGTGGTTAAATTATCCAAGGTAGTAACTCTGACAACAGTACGCTGCTCGGAATTTTCATTGTTAGCTTTTTTACCTTTGCCTTGATTGATAGTTTGCTTATCGACGCGGAAATGGCGATCAGCCATTGCCGCAACTAAAGGCTGGTGGGTAACACACAATACCTGATTGCGTTGACTTAGCTGGTGTAATTTTTCCGCGATCGCTTGGGCGACTCTTCCCGAAACCCCAACATCAATTTCATCAAAAACCATTGTCCCAGCCACATCAACCTGAGAAAAACAAGCTTTCAGCGCTAGTAAAAAGCGGCTCATTTCTCCGCCAGAGGCAACTTCCGTTAAAGGTTGCAGTGGTTCTCCAGGGTTAGAACTAAATGTAAAGGTAATTTTATCTGCTCCCATAACAGTGGGGAAGGTAGGCACTATCTCAACCAAAAACTTCACCTTTTCCATCGCTAAAGGCTTGAGTTCAGCGATCAAACGTGATTCTAAATTAGCAGCCGCCTTACTCCGCAATTGAGTTAACTGATTAGTTGCTTGGGTGAGTTTTTCAAAACACGCTTTTTCTTGCTGTTCTAAATTTTCAATAGATTGTTCGCTGTCATTAAGTTGCGCTAATTCCCCTTGGATACGTTGGTAATAAGCGATCGCTTCTGTAAGTGTCGGCCCATACTTGCGGCAAATTTGCTTTAATTCTTGAATCCGTTCTTCCACCTCTTCCAATCGCTGCGGATCGGCTTCCAAACCATCCCCATAAGCATTAATCTGTCTTCCCACTTCCATCACCGCAGCTTGCGCGTCCCTAACCAATTCCAACAGGTGTTGTAGTTGGGTATCGTACTCCACCATGTCATTTAATGTAGCTTCACTGTCTCCCAGTAAATCTGCTGCGGCTGGAGTCTCATTGTCGTTTTGATACAAAGCTTGATAGACCTTGTAACTCATCTGTTGCAAATCGACGACATGATTCAGACGTTCTCGTTCTTGTCCCAACTGTTCCAATTCATTAGGTTCATTGAGATTAGCTGCTCCCAATTCCTGCACTTGATAAGTGAGCAAATCTAGTTGTTGCAACCGTTCCCGTTCTGATGTCCGGCGTTTTTCTAATGCTAAATGCGCCTGTTGGTAAGTATTAAAACTCGTAGCGACTTTATGACGCTGCTGCATTAAAGAGTCACCGCCATATAAATCTAACCAGTCGCGGACTTGGGCAGATTGTCCCACTTGTACCGTTTGACCTTGGGCTGTGATTTCCACCAAGCGATCGCGCATTCCTCCCATAATCTGCCGATTTACCAACACGCCATTCACCCGCGATCGACTGCGGATATTAGTAGCAGTGGCTGTGATTTCTCGGCTAATAACTACGGAATTTTCATCAAGCAAATCTATTTCTTGTTCAGTCAACCAAGCCGCTAGGGGGGGATTTGAGGTAAAAGTTGCTTCTACCATCGCTCGACTTGTCCCTGTGCGAATAACTCGACTAGAGACTTTACCGCCTAAAGCAGCATCAATGGCATCCAAAATAATCGATTTTCCAGCGCCGGTTTCACCTGTCAGCACATTTAGTCCCGCGCCAAATTCCAATTCCAGTTGGTCAATTAAGGCAAAGTTTTCAATTCGCAGGCAAAGCAACATCAAGCCAAATTCTCCATAAGGGCAGATGCCGGATACTTCTAATTTACAGGACAATAAGTATGATTTTCCAACAACTAGCAATACCTAATACTATATGAACTAGTATGCCCGTTTAAGTGTAGCAAACCTTTGAGTAATGGGTAATGGATAATGGGTAATAGAAAAAATTAGTTGAACCCTACTAATTTCTAATCCCCAATACCCCATTCCCAATTCGTAAAGATATTGTTACAATACTTAATGTGATCGTTCTGACTGGTGGCCTTTTTCATGATTGTTAAGACACTTCCCCCTAGTTCTCGACCGATTCAGGAGGATAGTCGCAACGGCACAAGTAGCCGAAGCGAACTGGACGTTATAGATATAGTGCCAGAAGAAAATGGTACACCGAGCTTAGTTGTACGTTCGCCAAGACTCTTAGCAGCCCAAAAGATCGGGGCAACAGCCGAACCTGAGACGCTTTACGATCCCGTGAGCATAGCCGCGCATTATCAAAACAGACCCCTGCAAGTTTTACGGCGGATTTTCGCCGTGTTGGGGCCGACTTTATCCTTTGCTTTTGGGTTGTGGTCGGATAGTAAACGGGGAATTGTCGTCAAAAATGACCGCCGCCGAGCCACTCAGCTTCGAGTATTGCTGACTCAACTGGGGCCTGCTTATATCAAAATTGGACAAGCTTTGTCCACTAGACCGGATCTCGTTCCTACCGTATATCTAGAAGAATTAACCAAGCTACAAGACCAATTACCACCTTTTCCTAACGAACTTGCTTACCAGTTTATCCAAGAAGAACTAGGCGCACCTCCAGAAGAGGTTTACGCTGAACTCTCGGCCCAGCCAATTGCTGCGGCTTCCTTGGGACAAGTATATAAAGGTAAGCTAAAAAGTGGTGAAGAAGTTGCCGTAAAAGTCCAACGCCCCGACTTAAGAGAGCGAATCACCATAGACTTGTATATCTTGCGTAACATCGCTGCTTGGGTGCAGAAAACAGTCAAACGGGTAAGAAGTGATTTAGTTGGGATTCTCGATGAATTAGGCGATCGCATCTTTGAAGAGATGGACTATATTCACGAAGGTGAAAACGCCGAAAGATTTTTCGAGTTGTACGGTCATATAAAAGACATCTACGTACCGAAAATTTACTGGGAATATACCAATCGTCGCGTTTTGACGATGGAATGGATTAACGGTATTAAACTAACCCAGACAGAAGAAATTAGTGCCCAAGGCATAGATGCTCGTTATCTCATTGAAGTGGGTGTCCAGTGTTCCTTGCGCCAGTTGCTAGAACATGGATTTTTCCACGCCGATCCCCACCCTGGTAATTTATTAGCAACACCAGATGGTAAATTGGCTTATCTCGACTTCGGAATGATGAGCGAGATTAAGCCACCACAGCGTTATGGTTTAATTGAAGCGATCGTCCACGTCGTCAACCGCGACTTTGAAGGATTAGCAAAAGACTACGTTAAATTAGATTTCTTATCACCAGAAACCGATTTAACACCAATTATTCCAGCTTTTGCCAGAGTCTTTGCTGATGCCCAAGGAGCCAGTGTTGCCGACCTTAACATTAAAAGCATCACCGATGAACTATCGGCTTTGATGTATGAGTATCCTTTCCGCGTACCGCCCTACTACGCCTTGATTATTCGTTCCCTTGTTACTCTCGAAGGGATTGCAATATTTATAGATCCCAACTTTAAAGTCCTCAGCGAAGCTTATCCCTACGTTTCTAAACGCCTGTTAACAGACCAAGCACCGCAATTAAGAGCATCATTGCAAGATTTGCTATTTAAAGATGGCAGATTTCGCTGGAATCGCTTAGAGAACTTGTTACGTAATGCACGTAACAGTCAAGACTACGACTTCAACTTAGTGCTGAATCAAGGGATAGAATTTCTGTCATCTGAACGTGGTGCTTTTATCCTTGATAAGCTAGTAGATGAATCTGTTAATGGACTCGATGCTTTAAGTAAAAACGTTTTGCATAACTTCACCTCCCTCTTACGGGAAAGAGTTGGATTAACAGCTGTTAATGAAGCTCCAGCAGCGACAGTTGAGCAACAACAAACTTTGGAGCATATCAAACATATATTAGGTATTCTCCGAGAAACACGAGGCTTTGACCCACTGCAACTTGCGACTCAAATTTCTCAGTTATTGGTAAATTCAGATGTACAACGTTTAGGTCAACAAATTGCCAACCGCTTCACGCAAAAAGCTATAGCTAGATTGATTCGGCAATTATTGGCATCGTAGTAAGAGTTATGAGTTAAAAAATTTCTTTAACTCATAACTTATTAACATTCGCAACTATAGGACTCCGATTTGATTTCTGAAAACATACTGAGACTGAAAAGCCCATTTTCTCAGGTTTTTATCTGAAATATTGTTCAAAAATCAGATATGAGTTCTATATATAACCCAGCTCTTCCAGCTTTTCTAAAACTTTAGTTGCACTTTGGTAAAGGGTTTCTTGGTTAGTTTTGCATTCGACTTCAGGACGGAGTGGTATTTCATAAGGATCATCAATACCGGTGAAGTTCTTAATTTCCCCCATTCTGGCTTTTTTATATAACCCTTTTACGTCTCGCTGTTCACAAACTTCTAATGATGCATTGACGTATACTTCAATGAAACTTGGAATATTTTGGCGCACTTCTTCTCGAACCTTACGGTAAGGAGAAATGGTTGAAACCAAAACAATTACATTATTTCTTGCAAGAAGATGAGCCACAAAGCCAATACGCCGAATATTCTCTTCTCGATCCTCTTTACTGAAACTCAACCCTTTGCATAGATTTTGACGTACCGCATCACCATCTAGAACTTCAACTCTGTATCCCTGTATCCGCAGTTCCTTTTCCACGAATTGACAGATAGTAGTTTTCCCTGCACCACTTAAACCAGTGAACCATACTGTCACCCCAGGCTCTTGTTGTCTCATCCTACCTCCGCAGTACACTTCAAATGCCACACCCAAAAAAAGCTTTCTTTGGGTAATTTATGATCAAATAACAATTTTATTTTGATTAGTATTATCTCTTTGAAAATGACTTGTAAAATCTCTTTTTTCTGTCTGTGGTTAAAAAGTCTTTATCTAACCC
The Nostoc punctiforme PCC 73102 genome window above contains:
- the recN gene encoding DNA repair protein RecN — protein: MLLCLRIENFALIDQLELEFGAGLNVLTGETGAGKSIILDAIDAALGGKVSSRVIRTGTSRAMVEATFTSNPPLAAWLTEQEIDLLDENSVVISREITATATNIRSRSRVNGVLVNRQIMGGMRDRLVEITAQGQTVQVGQSAQVRDWLDLYGGDSLMQQRHKVATSFNTYQQAHLALEKRRTSERERLQQLDLLTYQVQELGAANLNEPNELEQLGQERERLNHVVDLQQMSYKVYQALYQNDNETPAAADLLGDSEATLNDMVEYDTQLQHLLELVRDAQAAVMEVGRQINAYGDGLEADPQRLEEVEERIQELKQICRKYGPTLTEAIAYYQRIQGELAQLNDSEQSIENLEQQEKACFEKLTQATNQLTQLRSKAAANLESRLIAELKPLAMEKVKFLVEIVPTFPTVMGADKITFTFSSNPGEPLQPLTEVASGGEMSRFLLALKACFSQVDVAGTMVFDEIDVGVSGRVAQAIAEKLHQLSQRNQVLCVTHQPLVAAMADRHFRVDKQTINQGKGKKANNENSEQRTVVRVTTLDNLTTRREELAQLAGGKSASDAIAFAESLLLQAANHRQKIKN
- a CDS encoding ABC1 kinase family protein codes for the protein MIVKTLPPSSRPIQEDSRNGTSSRSELDVIDIVPEENGTPSLVVRSPRLLAAQKIGATAEPETLYDPVSIAAHYQNRPLQVLRRIFAVLGPTLSFAFGLWSDSKRGIVVKNDRRRATQLRVLLTQLGPAYIKIGQALSTRPDLVPTVYLEELTKLQDQLPPFPNELAYQFIQEELGAPPEEVYAELSAQPIAAASLGQVYKGKLKSGEEVAVKVQRPDLRERITIDLYILRNIAAWVQKTVKRVRSDLVGILDELGDRIFEEMDYIHEGENAERFFELYGHIKDIYVPKIYWEYTNRRVLTMEWINGIKLTQTEEISAQGIDARYLIEVGVQCSLRQLLEHGFFHADPHPGNLLATPDGKLAYLDFGMMSEIKPPQRYGLIEAIVHVVNRDFEGLAKDYVKLDFLSPETDLTPIIPAFARVFADAQGASVADLNIKSITDELSALMYEYPFRVPPYYALIIRSLVTLEGIAIFIDPNFKVLSEAYPYVSKRLLTDQAPQLRASLQDLLFKDGRFRWNRLENLLRNARNSQDYDFNLVLNQGIEFLSSERGAFILDKLVDESVNGLDALSKNVLHNFTSLLRERVGLTAVNEAPAATVEQQQTLEHIKHILGILRETRGFDPLQLATQISQLLVNSDVQRLGQQIANRFTQKAIARLIRQLLAS
- the cysC gene encoding adenylyl-sulfate kinase; the encoded protein is MRQQEPGVTVWFTGLSGAGKTTICQFVEKELRIQGYRVEVLDGDAVRQNLCKGLSFSKEDREENIRRIGFVAHLLARNNVIVLVSTISPYRKVREEVRQNIPSFIEVYVNASLEVCEQRDVKGLYKKARMGEIKNFTGIDDPYEIPLRPEVECKTNQETLYQSATKVLEKLEELGYI